Proteins from a genomic interval of Desulfovibrio piger:
- a CDS encoding IS5 family transposase (programmed frameshift) — translation MSKAEMLTDDQWSVLEPLFQKERTGAGRPQIHSDREVLNGVLWVLRTGAAWADLPDRFPSSATCYRRFSKWVKDGRLRKILESLARHLEDNGLINLEECFIDGTFVVAKKGAQKLGKTKRGKGTKLMVIADASGLPIAVYTDSANPHEVRLVQATINEIVTLGRPRRIIGDRAYDSDPLDEALASQGIELIAPHRKNRKKPATQDGRLLRRYKRRWKIERLFAWLNKFKKAITRWERCVERFTALVHLAFSMILLRRVIKIAH, via the exons ATGAGCAAAGCCGAAATGCTAACTGATGATCAATGGTCTGTCCTGGAACCTCTTTTTCAGAAAGAGCGCACAGGCGCAGGACGTCCACAAATTCATTCTGACAGAGAAGTTTTAAATGGCGTCCTCTGGGTCTTGCGTACAGGCGCGGCATGGGCGGACTTACCGGACAGGTTTCCATCTTCCGCAACTTGCTATCGGAGATTCAGCAAATGGGTAAAAGATGGAAGGCTTCGAAAAATTCTGGAGTCTCTGGCCCGGCATCTTGAAGATAATGGCCTGATAAATCTGGAAGAATGCTTCATTGACGGCACATTCGTTGTCGCAAAAAAAGGGGCCCAAAAGT TGGGAAAGACCAAGCGGGGCAAAGGTACGAAGCTCATGGTTATTGCTGACGCTTCTGGTTTACCTATCGCCGTGTACACGGATTCTGCTAACCCTCATGAAGTCAGACTTGTCCAGGCTACAATCAATGAAATTGTCACGTTGGGACGACCCCGAAGAATTATTGGGGATCGTGCCTATGACAGCGATCCGCTTGATGAAGCCCTTGCTTCTCAGGGAATTGAACTCATCGCGCCGCACCGCAAGAATCGTAAAAAGCCGGCGACGCAAGACGGACGGCTCTTGCGCCGTTACAAAAGAAGATGGAAAATTGAACGCCTTTTTGCGTGGCTTAACAAATTTAAAAAGGCAATAACTCGTTGGGAAAGGTGCGTTGAACGTTTTACGGCTCTTGTCCACCTTGCTTTTTCTATGATTTTGTTGAGAAGAGTTATAAAAATTGCCCATTAA